A window of the Cucurbita pepo subsp. pepo cultivar mu-cu-16 chromosome LG01, ASM280686v2, whole genome shotgun sequence genome harbors these coding sequences:
- the LOC111801354 gene encoding probable transmembrane ascorbate ferrireductase 2 produces MQLKLASNLPTISSIEDPNTPILSPTISSAEEPMAVPAVQFPIFMAVRVLGMVVATLVFIWTLHFRGGLALISDNKDLIFNVHPVLMVIGLILLNGEAMLAYKTVSGTKNFRKLVHLAVQFVAFCLSLIGIWAALKFHNDKGIENFYSLHSWLGLVSIFLFGFQWTAGFVTFWYPGGSRNSRSTLLPWHVFFGVYIYGLSIATAVTGLLEKATFLQVSKVILRYSNEALLLNSLGLLIVLLGGLVILAVIAPSSSKGDIFRGPAE; encoded by the exons ATGCAGCTGAAATTGGCTTCGAATTTGCCCACGATTTCCTCCATTGAAGATCCTAATACTCCAATTCTTTCCCCCACTATCTCATCAGCTGAAGAACCAATGGCGGTTCCCGCGGTTCAGTTCCCGATCTTCATGGCCGTGAGAGTGCTCGGGATGGTTGTGGCAACTCTCGTCTTCATTTGGACCTTGCACTTCCGTGGAGGATTGGCGCTTATCTCAGATAACAAGGATCTCATCTTCAAT GTCCATCCTGTTCTTATGGTGATTGGACTTATACTCCTAAATGGTGAAG CAATGTTGGCATACAAGACAGTCTCAGGAACcaaaaatttcagaaaacTAGTTCATCTTGCAGTACAGTTTGTTGCATTCTGTTTAAGCCTGATTGGCATATGGGCTGCCCTGAAGTTTCACAACGACAAAGGAATCGAGAACTTTTACAGTTTGCATTCATGGTTGGGTCTAGTTTCGATCTTTCTGTTCGGCTTCCAG TGGACTGCAGGATTTGTAACCTTTTGGTACCCAGGCGGCTCCAGAAACAGCCGATCGACTCTATTGCCATGGCATGTTTTCTTTGGTGTTTACATATATGGCCTTTCCATTGCTACAGCTGTTACTGGCTTGTTAGAAAAAGCTACATTTCTTCAAGTCAGCAAGGTGATTTTACGCTATTCCAACGAGGCGTTGCTGTTAAATTCGTTGGGTCTCCTCATTGTTCTTCTGGGTGGTCTTGTAATTCTCGCGGTTATCGCTCCATCGAGTAGCAAAGGCGACATTTTCAGGGGGCCAGCTGAATAG
- the LOC111801362 gene encoding cyclin-B1-2-like: protein MESSKTIAHEIGGIQNDALRFGLQGVKSDLVGSHPVESLYETTRRTEEEMKRKILVNTYGSAFPLKMDLDRQILSRFQRPPGPIPSSMLGLEALTGGLDDFGFEDYLNDPRESESLRPLDMHHGMEVRLGLSKGPVCPSFM from the exons atggaatctTCGAAGACAATAGCCCATGAAATCGGAGGGATCCAGAACGATGCGCTTCGATTTGGGCTCCAAGGCGTTAAGAGCGACCTCGTCGGATCTCATCCTGTCGAATCCCTCTACGAAACT ACGAGGAGAACAGAAGAGgagatgaaaaggaaaattcttGTGAATACATATGGATCTGCTTTTCCACTGAAGATGGATTTGGACAGGCAAATTCTTTCTCG ATTTCAAAGGCCTCCAGGACCTATTCCATCTTCAATGCTGGGTTTGGAGGCTCTTACTGGAGGCTTGGATGACTTTGGCTTTGAAGATTATCTAAATG ACCCAAGGGAGTCTGAATCTTTGAGGCCATTGGACATGCACCATGGAATGGAAGTCCGCCTTGGTCTTTCCAAAGGACCTGTTTGCCCAAGTTTCATGTAA